AAGGAGCTGCAGTTCGTTGCCGACTCATCGGATACGCTGAAGCGCAATCGGGGCCGGCGTGGCCTCGACATCCTCCAGAAGATTCAGAAGATGGCGGGCGTCGAAGTCATGATCTCCGACATGGACTTCCCCGACGTGCGCGAGGTCGATCTGAAGCTCATTGAGCTCGCGCGTGCGCTCAACGGGAAGATCGTCACCAACGACTTCAATCTCAACAAGGTGGCCCAGCTCCGCGGCGTCGGCGTGCTCAACATCAACGAGCTGGCCAACGCCCTCAAGCCCGTCGTTTTGCCGGGCGAGTTCATGAAGGTCTTCATCCTCAAGGAAGGCAAGGAGTACAACCAAGGCGTGGCCTATCTCGACGATGGCACGATGGTGGTGGTCGATAATGCCCGCAAGATGATCAGCAAGTACATCGACGTCGTCGTCACGAGTGTGCTCCAGACCACTGCCGGCAAGATGATCTTCGGACGCTACATCGAGCCGAGCGCCGTTGCGCAGGCCCAGCAGGCGCTGCACCAGGGACAGTCCATCAGTCAGCCGAACGCCGAGCCGGCCTCCTCGCCGCCTTCCACGCCTCGCCCGTCGAACAGTCCACGCACCGAGTCATATCGAAACAGGACGCGTCCCGTCACTCAGACGTGAACTCGGCGTGAGTCGGCTTCCCCCGTTCCATTGGTGGCGCACCGTCTGCTTCCTGATTCCTGCCATCAGTGTCTACACCATTGCGCTGGGCACGCTGTCGATAGCCTCGTCGCTCGTTGACCGCAGTGGCCGGTTCGCGCATCGTTGCGCGCGCATCTGGTCTTGGCTGATTCTGGCCACGACGGGCGTGGATGTCCGGATATCGGGCCTGGAGCGGGTCGATCGGCAGAAGACGTACGTCTTTGCTGCAAACCATCAGAGCATTTACGACATTCCGATTCTCTTCTCGGCGCTGCCGTTCGAGGTACGTATTCTTGCGAAGGATTCCCTGGGCCGCTTCCCGTTTCTCGGTTGGCACCTGAGTCGCGCTGGGCACGTCCTCGTCGATCGGCGCAACCCCGGCGCGAGTGTCTTCCGCCAGGTGGCGCAGCTCATGCGGGCGGGGGTCTCGCTGACGGTCTTTCCGGAGGGGACGCGCAGCGTGGACGGCTCTCTGCGGCTTTTCAAGGCCGGCACGTTCAAGATGGCGATCGAGCATGGCTTGCCGGTCGTCCCGGTCGCCATTCACGGCAGCCGCTTCGTGATGCGAAAGGGCAACTTGATGACCTGCCCTGGTCGGGTGGAGCTCGAGCTCTTCGATCCTATTCCCACGACCGACCTGTCGCGCGACGATGCGCGCCGGCTGTCGGGGCA
This genomic stretch from Luteitalea sp. harbors:
- a CDS encoding 1-acylglycerol-3-phosphate O-acyltransferase gives rise to the protein MRRPSRRCTRDSPSVSRTPSRPPRRLPRLARRTVHAPSHIETGRVPSLRRELGVSRLPPFHWWRTVCFLIPAISVYTIALGTLSIASSLVDRSGRFAHRCARIWSWLILATTGVDVRISGLERVDRQKTYVFAANHQSIYDIPILFSALPFEVRILAKDSLGRFPFLGWHLSRAGHVLVDRRNPGASVFRQVAQLMRAGVSLTVFPEGTRSVDGSLRLFKAGTFKMAIEHGLPVVPVAIHGSRFVMRKGNLMTCPGRVELELFDPIPTTDLSRDDARRLSGQVQQRIAAVVERTKG